Sequence from the Limisphaerales bacterium genome:
TTCGTTTTCTTCGCCGGCATTCAGCGCCGCGAATGCCTTGGCCATGCCGCTGGCGTCGTCGATGTTTTCCAAGTGTTCTTTGATGTTTTTTGCCATATAATCAAAACGGGTTTCGGCGCTCTGTGTCTGCAAAAAGAGTGGTCACGCGGGTCACCCCCACGGCTCCCCCTGGGAAGAACCTATGCCCGCGCGGCGGCTCCTCCTTTTTGACGGCGCGGGCGGGTTGGCCAGCTTGAGGTGTTGGGCGGTGAATCCGTATCGCGTGACGAAATCCTGCACCACGTGGTTGAGCCACGAGCGTGAAACACCGAGGCGCTTGGCCAATTCCTTTTGGCTTTTAACGCCGATGGATTCGGGTTGAATCATAAACGAAAGCGCCATCACTCGCATGTAAACGGCGCGCGGTTTGCATCGTCCATCCTCCCACGTTGGTTTCGGATTGATCCACCGAAGAATCTCGCCCAGGGCTTCGGCAAACTCGGCCACGCTTCGGGTATCCTCGGCCGGCGGGCCATCGATGGCATCGTAATCGAAGTCCACCAGTGGGTGAATCTCCCCAAAGCTGCTTTCACTCTCCGGCACCCCTCCGGCGTGTTCTCGGCGTCCCATCCCGTTGGTGTTCAGTTGTCCATTTTGTTTTCCTTGATTAGCTTGGCGAACAGCTCGCTCATCGTCAGGCCTTGGGCCTTGGCGTGCTGCTGGAAGGCCAGCGCGGCCTCGGCGGTGGTGTCCACCATCAGCAGCACTTTGTTCGGATTCTTGTGTTTTGCCTTGGCCATCACACCCACGCCGCCAGTTGGTCGTTGAGTTGCCGCTTGCGCTTCACCAGTTTACGATCCATCGCGCGCGCCTCGGTATCGTCCCAAACATATTCCCCGCCAGCCACGTCCGCGCGGTGGCGGTTCCGGTTCTCGGTGAGCTTGGTCGTAACGGCTTCGAGCGTGGTCTTGATCTCCCAAGGTGTGGCGGGCTTGCCGGTGGCTTCGGGGGCGGGCTTGGTTCCCTTTGGTTCGGGTGCGTTCGTTGGCCGTCCATCCTCGGCGTACCATCGCACCATCTCCCTGCGCCAATCCTTGAGCATTCCGAACTTGTTTGCCCACGTACGAGCCTCCTCCTTTTTGGCGTGAAACTTCTGGGCGTACCATGCGGGCACACCGGCCCTGTCGCCGTAGTCGATCACCTCCGCCTCGGTTGGGATTTCAGCCCCACCAGCCCCGTCATCCGAAGCCCCGCGCGCGCTCTCTCTCTTTTGGCTTTGGCTTTTACTTTGGTTTTGGCTTTGGTATGGCATAGGCTCGCCTATGGCTAGCTTATGGCTAGCTTGTGGCTCGCTTTTCCTTTTCTCCCACGATTTACGGGCCTTTTCACTCTGTGCCTCTCGATAATCTTCCAGCTTCGATCTAGTTTCTTCCTGCCTTTTGTTGTAAAGTTTGCCATTTTTTTGTCGAAAAAATTTCTTTTTTGCTTCCAAAATCGCTTTCGTTTTCGCTCCGGTAATCATTTTAAGGGTCTTCATGTCGTCCTCAATGCCGTCGCCTTCCCACGCGTGACAGAGCATCGAGATGTAGGCGCCACGTGCCTCGGCGGTCATCGTGGCCGTCCCGACTAAAAAATCAGCGGGGAAAAATTGAAAATAAGGGCATCGGCTCATGGCTTAAAAAGGCACGCCCTCGCTCTCGGCGGGCGCGCTGTTGGGGATTGTGGTTGCCGGGTGGGTCGGGACATCCCCAACGCCGTCCAGAGGGTCGCCAAGGCTTTCCTTTAACTGCTTCGACCAGGGCCGCGCGTCCTTCGCTTTGAGCTTCACGCGGATCCACTTCTCGCCTTCCTTGGTGCTGTTCACCCATGCGTCGGCCCAAAACTCCAGCTCGCCGAAGTTTCCGTTGCCTTTGAAGTGGGGATCACTCTTGTCTGGGCGTCGCTCGTGATTCATGCTCAAGCGGATCGTGTCGATATATTTGGGATCAATAGCCATTTTTATTTTCTTTCTTTTTGGGGTTAAAATCTTGGCGGCGTGTGGTTGTACGTCTCCTGCACCTGTTTCATCGCGGCGAAGGTCGCGCCGTCCATTCCACAGTTGTTTTTTTCGCGAATCTGTTCGGCGGTAATCTCCACCTGTTGCACAAACCGATTCACGACAGTGGCGGGCCGCTCCTTGTCCTTGTTTCGATCCCCGCCGCGTCGGATTCGAGCCACATATTCGGCGTGGCGCCGGCGGGCTTCGGCCAACGCCTCTCTACGCATCATGGCCGTGGCCGATTGGTCGGGCACGTGAATCAATCCATGATCGATTCCCCATTGCACCAACTCACGCGCGCGTTCCCACCTGAATTTCAGCGGTTCTTTTTCTTCGATCATTTCAGTTTTCCTTTTTGCTCGCCGCCGGAGCCCGCGCCGTTGAACCCCTCCAACGGCTCAAGGCTCGCCACCGTGATGGCGCATCCAGCCCGTTCGGCGGCCATGTTGTAGCGTTTCAGCATCGAAACACTGGCCACCTGTTTGTCATCCCGCCAAAAACCGACAGCGGTGAGCGCGTCCATCACCGCTTTGGCCGCGTTGTCGATGTCCGGCTTTTTGTCGTGCCATAAGGGCGCGTCATCACGCATCAACCCATTGGCGCGGAAATGCGCCTTGGGGCGCGGAAAAAGAAACACAAGAGTGAGCAGCAGCGGCCCTTCGTGGGGCTCGACGGGCAAATGATCTTGCACCGCCAACGCGATGCATCCCTTCCATCCCTCGGCCGTCGCGGGGTCATACATCCTCACCTTGCCATTGCGGGCAAAGGCACGGGCACGCGGCTGGCCTTTCGGGATTCCGTAAGCCGTGAAACTGGCCAACGCGTGGCCGCGCACTAGGTGATGATTCTCGCTCATATTCCAGCCAGTATCCATCCGCCGATTGTCCACGCGCCCACGGCAATGCACGCGATCAACGCGCTGGCGCCCAAAAAAAACATCAGCACGCACGCCCACAGTTTGGTTTCTCGTTTCATTTTTTCTTGGCCAGCATTTGCGTGCCGGTTTTGATTTCAATTTGATCACTCAACACATCCGCCACTTGGGCTTTTGCATCCTTGGATTTCAGCTCGGCGAATTGCGCCACTTGTTTTTCCAGCGTCGGTAAACTCACTTTGGTGGCGGCCAGCATTCCTTTGGCGTCGATCAATCCGGCATTAGCCAGCGCCTCAAAGGCTGGGCCGGACTCAGCCACGGCGCGCGTTGTGCGGCCGTCCTTGAGTTCCCATCCATCAATGGCGTTGGGGTTGGCCTCAATCAATTCACGGGCGCGGGCTTTGATGGCCGCGATCCGTTTGGCCAGCGCCTTCTCGGCCACAGCGGCCAGCTCCAACAGATCCGGCAACCGCTCGGCCGGTAGTTGGGCGGGATCATCCTGCACCAACGCCAAGGCCGTGGCTTGAGCTTCGGGGCACGTGGCGGCGGCCTTGCAATACTGGCACGCCTTGGCCGATGGACGGCGCAGGGCATCAGGGTTCTCGCTCTCATCCAG
This genomic interval carries:
- a CDS encoding helix-turn-helix transcriptional regulator, whose translation is MGRREHAGGVPESESSFGEIHPLVDFDYDAIDGPPAEDTRSVAEFAEALGEILRWINPKPTWEDGRCKPRAVYMRVMALSFMIQPESIGVKSQKELAKRLGVSRSWLNHVVQDFVTRYGFTAQHLKLANPPAPSKRRSRRAGIGSSQGEPWG
- a CDS encoding DUF1376 domain-containing protein, giving the protein MSRCPYFQFFPADFLVGTATMTAEARGAYISMLCHAWEGDGIEDDMKTLKMITGAKTKAILEAKKKFFRQKNGKLYNKRQEETRSKLEDYREAQSEKARKSWEKRKSEPQASHKLAIGEPMPYQSQNQSKSQSQKRESARGASDDGAGGAEIPTEAEVIDYGDRAGVPAWYAQKFHAKKEEARTWANKFGMLKDWRREMVRWYAEDGRPTNAPEPKGTKPAPEATGKPATPWEIKTTLEAVTTKLTENRNRHRADVAGGEYVWDDTEARAMDRKLVKRKRQLNDQLAAWV
- a CDS encoding RusA family crossover junction endodeoxyribonuclease, with the translated sequence MDTGWNMSENHHLVRGHALASFTAYGIPKGQPRARAFARNGKVRMYDPATAEGWKGCIALAVQDHLPVEPHEGPLLLTLVFLFPRPKAHFRANGLMRDDAPLWHDKKPDIDNAAKAVMDALTAVGFWRDDKQVASVSMLKRYNMAAERAGCAITVASLEPLEGFNGAGSGGEQKGKLK